The Bacillaceae bacterium S4-13-56 genomic sequence TTAAGTATTGGTACAGCTATTTTAGATGCAGCAGGTTTAAGCTTCTTAGGGCTTGGTGCTCAACCACCAATTCCAGAGTGGGGAGCTATGCTTGTTGATGCAAGGTCGGCTCTTCAATATGCACCATGGGTCGTTACTTTCCCGGGTATTGCTATTTTCCTTTTCGTGTTAGGATTTAATTTATTTGGTGATGGATTACGTGATGCTTTAGACCCTCGCCTCAAGCAGTGAGGAAATATGGATAGGAAATTTCATAGGAATCAGTTACACTAAGGACGAAGCGATAGGCTTTGTCCTTTTACTGTTTTAAAATGATGTCTAGCTCCGGCACCCTAGCGACTTGTGTCCTTCACTCTCCGTCTTACGATAAGTCAACATCGAATCGCTTCTAGCTCTTCGTGCTTTCATTATCTTAGTTGGTGAGTTCTAGGCCATACGCCGCTGGCAGGGTGCTTGCACTTTTCTATTAAGAGGTGTTATTTATTATGAGAAAATTTTTTATGTCTTATGGTGTTATTTTAATTCTTTTTTCTATCGGTGTTTTTCTCATGTTTTGGCACTCGGAAAAGCCAAAGGAACAAATGATGTATACTTGGCCCAACTTACCTGCGCCAATCGGACATGAACGAGTTTTGTTAACGTTAGCTGGACAACCTTCAGAGGGAAGAATTATAGACGAATTAGCTCGTCAATTGCATTTAGATGCAGATTATCGACCGATGGTACTCGGAACAGATGTATATGACTATCGAACCATTGTCGTTGCCGTGGGATATAGCCCGCTGGGAGTCTATGATAGTGGTCGAACGTTGCAGGAGGAAAAGGATCGTATTCAGGGGATATTAAAGGAAGTTAGGTTCCGAGAAATTCCATTGATTATGATTCACTTAGATGGTGCAGGCAGATTGGACCCACAAACAATGGAATTTATGAAGATGATTGCTCCTTACACATCCTATTTCCTTGGATTGAAATCGATGGAAAATCAAATGGAGCTTCAAAAGATTTTTTCGGAATATCGAGTTCCTATTACTTTAGTAAATTCTGTTAACGACTTTGCTACTCCATTTAATTCCGCATTTCGCTAAAGGTGGTGATGTTAATTGGTTCAAAAATTAAATCATTGGTATGGTTTCTCTGGTCTTTTGCTTTTATTGTTTGCAGTGTTTTATCCAATGGTGTCCCTAGAATGGCTTGCTGATCTCCTGGAACAAATTGATCAAAGCATCCTAGAGGGAGACAGTGGCCAATTAATCTCTACCGCATTTTCATACATAACATGGTACTTAGTCTTATTCGTTATGATTTACTTATCTGCAATGCTCATTGCTGACTATATTACAAGTTCAAAAAGCTCTATATGGTTTCAACTGCTGTTTGTCTTGATTGTTTTATTGACCATTTTTATATATAAATATTTTTATCAACTAGAATTCGGATGGATTAACCACTTTTTTATTTTGGGCATTTTGTTATTGTTGAAAAACTTTATTCCCTACCAAAAGAGTTTCTATCTGTCCTTTGTTGTGATTCTTAGTTTGTTACTGCTTTCCTTTTTATGGCTCAATGTCATTCCTGGTTTAACCAAGTTCGGATTTGGAGTAGATGATTTATCTCTTAGCTTAAAAACAGCGGATGCTTACCTGACAGAGTACAAGCTATTCTCAACGGTTGGAGTGACTTTCTCTACAGCTTTCTTTGTCATCACTGTCATTTTGACGATCTTAATTTATATCTTCACTCAGCAAATCCTGACGTTAAGAAAGATGAATGAGAAAGAGGAAGAGTTAAAGAAAACAAGAGGAGAGTTAGTCGAAACAAAGATTTTTCAGGAGGTCACTTCTCTTGTGCATGACCTTAAAACCCCCCTTGTATCAGTGGAAGGTTTAATCTCATTGATGAGGATGACTACTGATCCCAACTCTAAGCAATATACTTATTTTAAGAAGATGGAATCTTCTATAGAGAAAATGAAGGATATGATTTCTGAAATCCTTTATGACAAAGTTAAAACCATTATCCCAGTTCATGAAATGATCCAATACGCTACAAGCTTTATTATTTTTGATCGGAATGACATCAATTTCTCGGTTTCATGTCCAACGGATCTTCCCCATATCAAAGTAAACAAAATCAGATTTGCGAGAGCATTGACTAACATTATAGAAAATGCGGTAGCTTCTTTAGAAGGACGTGGAGGGCGGATTGTTCTTACTGTATTTCAAAAGCAGGATTGGGTTTACTTTCAGGTAAAGGATAATGGTCCTGGGATTGAAAAGGAATTATATGAAAACATATGGCAAGAAGGGTTTAGTACGAAATCGTCGTCTGGAATTGGTTTATCCTTCGTAAAAAGAGTAATAGAAAATCATCAGGGGTTTGTGAATGTAAAAAGTGAACCATGGATGGAAACGGTGGTAGAGTTAGTTTTGCCGGCATGGGAAGGGGAGAAAGAAAATGATTTTAGTCATTGATGATAACGCGGATATTCGCTTTACAATTAGGGAGATTTGCGAGTTTGCCGGATGGGAAGTAGCAGAGGCTGAGAATGGAAAAGAGGGTCTTGAGGTTTGTGAGAAGGTTCAACCGAATCTGATTCTTGTAGATTATCACATGCCGGTCTGGAATGGATTAACTACGGTTGAAGAAATAAGAAAGAGAGAACATTCTATTCCAATCATTGTTTTAACGGTTGAGGAAAAACAAGAGATTGCTGATCAGTTTTTAGACGCTGGAGCCAATGATTTTGCACTAAAACCAATTAAAGCACCTGACTTGATCTCTCGTATACGACTGAACTTGAAAATTGCGCGTCTTCAAGAGGACAACCAATCCGTTTTTGTGGATAAAGGAATCAATACGAATACATTAAAAACTATTAAATCCTTTTTACTAAATCAAACAACTCCTTTAACCATTCAAGAAATCCAACAAGAGCTTCCGGTTGCATATCAAACCGTTCACCGGTATTTGAATTACTTAACAGAACAAGGAGAGGTTGAAGTTATTTCTCATTACGGCAACAAAGGCCGGCCCAAAAATAAATACAAAATCCTGTAACATTTCTGAAACCTTTAGGCTTGGATTTACGTCTTTATTTGTATAGGAAATATTTTTTGGATCCATGTTCAGGGACATTCACCCAATTTCCCGGAAATCGGTGAAAAAAGGTGAAGCATTGGAATATGCTTCACCTTTTTTCATAGAATGGTGATAAGGTAAATCTTTTAATCTATGAATTTTAAGATTTTTTATACCATATTTGAATAAAAGTTTATAAAATTGTCAAAACCTATGATAGACCGATAGATCCTGGAGGATGATGTTATGAAGAAAGCTACCGCAATGCTCATGACTATACTCGTAGTTGCACTTATTCCAATCTTTTTGATTCAGTTTTACCCCGTATCCAATGTGACGGGAGAGAATGTACAGGATGATACAGACCAAGTGGTGAACTGGGCGAAGGAAGAGGGGTTATTTTCTGATACCTTGGACATAGATGAGAAGGTAGTAGAAAAGAATTTCGCTCAAATGATGGTTACCTATTACAAACTAGCTTCCTCTTCGAATGTTGACCCATACTCAGTTCTAGCATCCTATGAAGTTCCTTTAGTAGGATATAACTCTCTTGTACCAAGCTTCCAAAGAGAAGAAATCCCTATAGGACTTGTCGCGCAATCTATAAGCTATTTGTTAGGGCAAGGTCCATCCTTATCGGATGCAAATCATTTCTTTGAGCAGTCTTCTTTATATTATGACTTTACGAAGAAGGCAACTCTAAAGGACGTTTTGTCCATCTTTTATCATTTAGAGAATCAAGGTAAGAATCAAATAGCTGTCCAAGAAAAAAACAATCCATTTGGTTCAGCCTACCAAGAAATGTTGGCTTTTAGTAAGGTTGACCCGATCTCTTTTGGTATAAGCTTGTCTAGCTTTTCAAATTACAATGCTGACGAGGCGGACACATTAAAAGATACAGATTTAACAGAGGAGCAGGCAATAGAACTTATGTCACGCTTCGCGGAAATTTACATGGATTATGAAGTAGATGATTACTATCGAATAACTACTTATGATAGTAAAAGCAATTTTCAGCAAGCATTTGTGGAAACATCAGCTCCATCCATTACTTCTCGCTATTTGGATTACCTAGCGGAGGAAAAGGAAGGACATTTATATGTCATACCAAGGGAATTTCCCCCTTTATACATGGACGGATTTGATACTCATCTATTTAAGCTAGACAATCAGCATTTTGTGGCCATTCAAACTGTTTATGATGAAATGGTAGGTTCCTACCAAATCATTCATGAATTCGAATGTGAGAATGGAAAATGGCTAATTTTCAATCTATATGGCCAACCAAATCCTTTACTAAAAACGGAAAAGAATTTGTATTAAAAATTTAGGGTGGCAGCAAGCCCAAAAGTTGTTTTATCAAGAAAATGAAAAAGGTGATTCCTCATTATGGAGTCACCTTTTTTGTTGAAATGCTTTTCAACTGATGACACTTAAATGAACACTTTGGCGCGCAACCAAGAAATGGGGCACATTACCTTCACAAACGGGAAAAAATCGTCACTGAAAACCTTGAAATCGCCACATAGAAATGGAGAGTATGGCACTCAAATAAAGTTGGTAACACCCAAGTGAAGTGAATAGCACACAAATTATAAAACTGTCACTATGTATAAAAAAAGTGTCACTTAAAACGGGCTCTTTAGCACATAGAATTTTAAAATTATCACTTAACCTTTAAAATCGCCACCCAAGGACTTTTAGTAGCACGTAAAGGTGTAAAAAAGCACAAAAATTTACTAAACAAACAAGATGTTATTTCACTGAATGGTTTTTAATGTCCTTTGTTGACGGTTATGTCCCAGCTCCTTTCCTTATGGTACAATATGAGAAAAAAATAGGAGCGATATTTTTGAAAGTAACTAGGCTACTCTATTGGATTCCTCCAGTCGTTTGGATGGGAATCATATTTATTTCGTCCTCCACCCCTTATGAGGAGCAAGACCTTCGACCATTAATTAGTGATAAGCTGGACTTATCTGTACTTGAGCCATTCCTTAGTCCTATTCGCTTTACATATAATCACTCAGAAGTTAGTGTAGCCGCACAGGGCATCGCTGGATTCATAGAATTTTTCATTAGAAAAGGAGCACATGTTGGGGTTTTTCTAGTCCTTAGCCTTTTGTTCTACTATTCTGCTAGCCACACGATCAAAACATCGATGAGATGGAAAATAATCATTTCATGGGGATTAGCGGTGTTGTATGCAGCAATAGATGAAATTCATCAAGGATTTACCCCAAATCGAACTCCTTTTGCAGGAGATGTTGTTTTAGATACAGTAGGGATAACACTTGCCATGATAGGAATCTGGATGTGGACAAGAAGACGGGCCATGTCCAAAACTACAGTCGCTGAAAATCAGAATTAATACTTCATAAAAGGGGCGTTTTTAAAGTGTGGATAGGAGTTGACTTAGGTGGTACTAACCTGAGAATAGGCGTTTTAAATGAAGAATCTTCTCTTATTTATAAAGAACAAATAGAAACAAGGGTAGAACGTGGACCTGAAGCCATAATAAACGATATACATAAAATGATCGAGAAGGCATTTGATCAATATCCAAAGATTCAG encodes the following:
- a CDS encoding DUF6305 family protein, with the protein product MRKFFMSYGVILILFSIGVFLMFWHSEKPKEQMMYTWPNLPAPIGHERVLLTLAGQPSEGRIIDELARQLHLDADYRPMVLGTDVYDYRTIVVAVGYSPLGVYDSGRTLQEEKDRIQGILKEVRFREIPLIMIHLDGAGRLDPQTMEFMKMIAPYTSYFLGLKSMENQMELQKIFSEYRVPITLVNSVNDFATPFNSAFR
- a CDS encoding HAMP domain-containing sensor histidine kinase; this translates as MVQKLNHWYGFSGLLLLLFAVFYPMVSLEWLADLLEQIDQSILEGDSGQLISTAFSYITWYLVLFVMIYLSAMLIADYITSSKSSIWFQLLFVLIVLLTIFIYKYFYQLEFGWINHFFILGILLLLKNFIPYQKSFYLSFVVILSLLLLSFLWLNVIPGLTKFGFGVDDLSLSLKTADAYLTEYKLFSTVGVTFSTAFFVITVILTILIYIFTQQILTLRKMNEKEEELKKTRGELVETKIFQEVTSLVHDLKTPLVSVEGLISLMRMTTDPNSKQYTYFKKMESSIEKMKDMISEILYDKVKTIIPVHEMIQYATSFIIFDRNDINFSVSCPTDLPHIKVNKIRFARALTNIIENAVASLEGRGGRIVLTVFQKQDWVYFQVKDNGPGIEKELYENIWQEGFSTKSSSGIGLSFVKRVIENHQGFVNVKSEPWMETVVELVLPAWEGEKENDFSH
- a CDS encoding response regulator, with the protein product MILVIDDNADIRFTIREICEFAGWEVAEAENGKEGLEVCEKVQPNLILVDYHMPVWNGLTTVEEIRKREHSIPIIVLTVEEKQEIADQFLDAGANDFALKPIKAPDLISRIRLNLKIARLQEDNQSVFVDKGINTNTLKTIKSFLLNQTTPLTIQEIQQELPVAYQTVHRYLNYLTEQGEVEVISHYGNKGRPKNKYKIL
- a CDS encoding VanZ family protein — protein: MKVTRLLYWIPPVVWMGIIFISSSTPYEEQDLRPLISDKLDLSVLEPFLSPIRFTYNHSEVSVAAQGIAGFIEFFIRKGAHVGVFLVLSLLFYYSASHTIKTSMRWKIIISWGLAVLYAAIDEIHQGFTPNRTPFAGDVVLDTVGITLAMIGIWMWTRRRAMSKTTVAENQN